In Corylus avellana chromosome ca2, CavTom2PMs-1.0, the following proteins share a genomic window:
- the LOC132168498 gene encoding probable enoyl-CoA hydratase 1, peroxisomal codes for MERSDPEKLILVNREPDGIAFVTINRPKALNSLTRAMMRDLAQAFKALDREDSVRVIVLSGSGRAFCSGVDLTAAEDVFKGDVKDLEADPVAQMERCRKPIIVAVGGFAVTAGFEIALASDIVVAAKRTKFIDTHARFGIFPSWGLSQKLSRIIGPNKAREVSLAATPLTAEVAERLGFVNHVVEEGELLKKAREIAEAIVRNNQDLVMRYKSVINEGLKLDLGHALELEKERAHDYYNGMTKDQFKKMQEFIAGRSSKKPSSKL; via the exons aTGGAGCGGTCCGACCCGGAAAAGCTGATACTGGTGAACCGCGAACCGGACGGGATCGCGTTCGTGACGATCAACCGCCCGAAGGCGCTGAACTCGCTGACCAGGGCGATGATGAGGGACCTGGCCCAGGCGTTCAAAGCCCTGGACCGGGAAGACTCGGTGCGGGTGATAGTGCTATCCGGGTCAGGTCGGGCGTTCTGCTCGGGTGTGGACCTGACGGCGGCTGAGGACGTTTTCAAGGGAGACGTGAAGGACCTGGAAGCCGACCCTGTAGCTCAGATGGAGAGGTGCCGAAAGCCCATAATCGTAGCCGTCGGAGGGTTCGCCGTCACCGCCGGCTTCGAGATCGCGCTCGCTTCCGATATTGTGGTCGCTGCCAAGAGAACCAAGTTCATAGACACGCACGCTAG GTTTGGAATTTTTCCTTCGTGGGGTCTCTCCCAGAAGCTTTCACGCATAATTGGTCCCAACAAAGCACGCGAGGTTTCGCTAGCGGCCACCCCACTAACTGCAGAAGTGGCTGAAAGATTGGGCTTTGTCAACCATGTTGTTGAAGAAGGTGAATTGTTGAAAAAAGCCAGAGAAATAGCAGAGGCCATTGTAAGAAATAATCAGGACTTGGTGATGAGGTATAAGTCGGTCATAAATGAAGGCCTCAAGCTGGACTTGGGTCATGCTCTTGAGCTGGAAAAG GAGAGGGCCCATGACTATTACAATGGAATGACCAAAGACCAGTTTAAGAAGATGCAGGAATTCATAGCAGGCCGGAGCTCAAAGAAACCTTCTTCAAAGTTGTAG